A DNA window from Desulfatiglans sp. contains the following coding sequences:
- a CDS encoding DUF169 domain-containing protein, with translation MTSISEFNSYGEELERKFALRTAPIAVKMLKPEDTIPPGAIRPSIDLGHPVAQCQSFALSRRDNKTIAMLKEDNNCFAPLIAYGHVERPEDPEYRLFMRFPAFEIGIYKGIVSAPLKTVNFEPDVIIIYSNSAQMRGLIMPLHFMQKEDDVMYHFFPPVCSYLLVPVMQKRKYMVALPDPGEHMRALPGDDEIIISFPGSRLGELIEGQKLTEGYKQGYRDINYMMNYNFPLPPLYQDLFKRWGMG, from the coding sequence ATGACATCCATATCGGAATTTAATTCATATGGTGAAGAGTTGGAGAGAAAGTTTGCTCTTCGCACTGCCCCGATTGCTGTAAAGATGCTTAAACCGGAAGATACAATACCTCCAGGCGCAATCAGGCCATCAATTGACCTGGGTCATCCTGTTGCACAGTGCCAGTCATTTGCATTATCACGAAGAGATAACAAGACAATTGCCATGCTGAAAGAAGACAATAACTGCTTTGCCCCATTAATTGCCTATGGGCATGTGGAGAGGCCTGAGGACCCCGAATACAGGCTTTTTATGCGGTTTCCGGCCTTTGAAATAGGTATATATAAAGGGATTGTCTCAGCTCCTTTAAAGACAGTAAACTTTGAACCGGATGTGATAATCATCTATTCAAATTCGGCGCAGATGAGGGGGCTTATTATGCCTCTTCACTTTATGCAGAAGGAGGATGATGTTATGTACCACTTTTTTCCGCCGGTATGCTCGTATCTTTTGGTACCGGTAATGCAGAAACGGAAATACATGGTTGCGCTCCCTGACCCTGGAGAACATATGAGGGCATTACCAGGTGATGATGAAATTATAATTTCATTCCCTGGTTCAAGACTTGGGGAGCTGATAGAGGGGCAGAAACTGACCGAGGGGTATAAACAGGGCTACAGGGATATTAATTATATGATGAACTATAACTTCCCGCTCCCGCCGC